One genomic segment of Lampris incognitus isolate fLamInc1 chromosome 2, fLamInc1.hap2, whole genome shotgun sequence includes these proteins:
- the sirt4 gene encoding NAD-dependent protein lipoamidase sirtuin-4, mitochondrial: MRLPWRARALNAASGKRAFSHPAGMLHFVPASSTVDARSMQQLQAFVSRASRLFVISGAGLSTESGIPDYRSEGVGLYARTDRRPMQHAEFVRSAKSRQRYWARNYVGWPLFSSHEPNSAHRVLQRWEEKGKLHWLVTQNVDALHSKAGHTRLTELHGCAHRVICLGCSTVSPRQELQRRFAALNPGWAAEVNAVAPDGDVFLEEKQVLHFRVPSCQNCGGILKPDVTFFGDVVNKTTVQLVHKRLAESDAVLVTGSSLQVYSGYRFLLAASDSKVPIAIVNIGPTRADHLAELKVSARCGEVLAVIQNL; the protein is encoded by the exons ATGCGACTGCCATGGAGAGCCCGCGCACTAAACGCAGCATCTGGGAAGAGGGCGTTCTCGCACCCTGCAGGGATGCTGCACTTTGTGCCAGCCAGCAGCACCGTTGACGCCCGGTCTATGCAGCAGCTACAAGCCTTCGTGTCCCGTGCATCGCGCCTCTTTGTTATCAGCGGTGCGGGTCTTTCAACGGAGTCGGGCATCCCCGACTACCGCTCAGAGGGTGTTGGACTGTATGCCCGCACCGACAGACGCCCCATGCAGCACGCTGAATTCGTCCGCAGTGCCAAGTCACGACAGCGCTACTGGGCGAGGAACTATGTGGGGTGGCCGCTGTTCTCGTCCCACGAGCCAAACTCTGCACACAGGGTCCTACAGCGGTGGGAGGAGAAGGGCAAGCTGCACTGGCTGGTCACCCAGAATGTGGATGCGCTTCATTCCAAGGCGGGGCATACAAGACTCACTGAACTCCACGGCTGTGCACACAG GGTTATTTGTCTTGGCTGCAGCACTGTCTCGCCAAGACAGGAGCTCCAGAGGAGATTTGCTGCACTGAACCCTGGCTGGGCAGCAGAGGTGAATGCTGTGGCACCAGACGGCGATGTTTTCTTGGAAGAAAAGCAGGTCCTCCACTTCAGAGTTCCTTCCTGTCAGAACTGTGGAGGCATACTCAAGCCTGATGTTACGTTTTTTGGGGACGTTGTAAACAAAACGACGGTGCAGTTGGTGCACAAGAGGCTGGCAGAATCAGATGCAGTGCTGGTCACGGGCTCATCGTTGCAG GTCTATTCGGGATACAGGTTCTTACTGGCAGCAAGTGATAGTAAAGTACCAATTGCCATCGTAAACATTGGGCCCACGAGGGCAGACCATCTGGCAGAGCTAAAAGTGAGTGCCCGCTGTGGTGAGGTGCTAGCAGTCATTCAGAACCTTTGA
- the c2h1orf74 gene encoding UPF0739 protein C1orf74 homolog gives MTMSSQELFFASARKCLSVGKKSLSLPLSLDLAAQVLAIDLGLKPALLYDSNGASATQVQQYLNSLQSAQLVSESLHTLVISGNALIINRAIVMTNLEQMLLGSNVGVINVCHTLEKPIIADLLNKDLRSMTQDLLVILREHVELQETEKPLYIGDKSEPWNLCTLFGILLGYPVTYWFDQNKSFENCLAMTPLMVTKAWATWQADAEGHRCCLYSFSIPASLHKDTQSTVAYWDNRLKERFHRQTVLSNLTVCQSVVTLPSVCL, from the coding sequence ATGACAATGTCCTCTCAAGAGCTGTTCTTTGCTTCTGCTCGTAAATGTTTGTCTGTTGGGAAAAAatccctctctttacctcttagtTTGGACCTGGCTGCTCAGGTTTTGGCCATTGACTTGGGCTTGAAACCAGCATTGCTATACGACAGTAATGGTGCCAGCGCAACCCAAGTACAACAGTATTTGAACTCACTGCAGTCCGCTCAGCTTGTTTCAGAGTCTCTCCACACTTTAGTTATAAGTGGCAATGCTCTCATTATTAATCGAGCGATTGTAATGACCAACTTAGAGCAGATGCTTCTTGGAAGCAATGTGGGGGTGATCAATGTCTGCCACACACTGGAAAAACCTATCATCGCCGACCTGCTGAATAAAGATTTAAGAAGCATGACACAAGATTTACTGGTTATTTTAAGAGAACATGTAGAACTGCAAGAGACGGAGAAGCCTCTTTATATCGGGGACAAATCTGAGCCGTGGAACTTGTGCACCCTCTTTGGGATTTTGTTGGGATACCCGGTCACCTACTGGTTTGATCAGAACAAGAGCTTTGAGAACTGCCTTGCAATGACACCGCTGATGGTTACTAAAGCTTGGGCAACGTGGCAAGCGGACGCTGAAGGACACAGATGTTGTCTTTACTCCTTTAGTATCCCAGCTAGTCTGCATAAAGACACTCAGTCTACTGTGGCATATTGGGACAATCGACTTAAAGAGAGATTTCACAGACAAACTGTCTTAAGTAATCTCACTGTTTGCCAATCAGTGGTCACTTTGCCCTCAGTCTGTTTGTGA
- the tomm6 gene encoding mitochondrial import receptor subunit TOM6 homolog, which translates to MTGAAVKKGSSGPSGVAEWISSACRFAADRNDFRRNLLVNLGLFAAGVWVARNLSDFDLMSPQPVA; encoded by the exons ATGACTGGGGCCGCGGTTAAAAAGGGCTCATCGGGGCCGTCCGGTGTTGCAGAGTGGATCAGTTCTGCTTGTCGGTTCGCCGCAGACAGGAACGATTTTAGAAG GAATCTGCTGGTCAATCTAGGGTTGTTTGCAGCTGGCGTTTGGGTTGCGAGAAATCTCTCAGATTTTGATCTGATGTCTCCTCAACCCGTGGCTTAG